A window of Sutcliffiella cohnii contains these coding sequences:
- a CDS encoding ABC transporter permease: MKNLFILWKKEMIENGQNGKWIWLPIAITLIGISQPITSYYMPQIIEMAGNLPEGASIVLPTPSGGEVLAGTLSQIGTVGTLLFVLAIMGVISNERANGSITMVMVRPVTPLQYVASKWIGQLLITLTSFLLSYFLTWYYTNLLFSSVSWQAALGSFAIYSLWIVLIVSFSIWMGTLLKGNGAIAAVSISFLGILSLLTSLFPRFMKWSPGNLREHATVLLIEQPAQDHLVLTLVVTILLCSLFFGLAVTSFKRLERF, from the coding sequence ATGAAAAATCTATTTATACTATGGAAAAAAGAAATGATAGAAAATGGCCAAAATGGGAAATGGATTTGGCTTCCAATTGCCATCACTTTAATAGGGATTTCACAACCAATTACAAGTTACTATATGCCACAGATTATTGAAATGGCAGGAAATTTACCAGAAGGAGCGTCTATTGTTTTGCCGACCCCCTCTGGCGGTGAAGTGTTAGCTGGAACCCTCTCTCAAATTGGTACAGTTGGAACATTGTTATTTGTTTTAGCAATAATGGGTGTCATCTCAAACGAACGAGCCAACGGATCAATTACGATGGTTATGGTGCGTCCCGTCACACCTTTACAATACGTTGCAAGTAAATGGATTGGACAGCTTTTAATTACACTAACTTCCTTCTTACTGAGCTATTTTCTAACTTGGTATTATACAAATCTTTTATTTTCCTCTGTAAGCTGGCAAGCAGCTCTCGGCAGTTTCGCCATTTATAGCCTATGGATTGTGTTAATCGTTTCGTTTTCTATTTGGATGGGCACTCTATTAAAAGGAAATGGAGCTATTGCAGCAGTTAGTATCTCCTTTTTAGGAATATTAAGCTTGCTAACTAGTCTCTTCCCACGGTTTATGAAATGGAGCCCAGGTAATTTGCGTGAACATGCAACTGTTCTATTAATAGAACAACCTGCTCAAGACCACCTAGTGCTAACGTTAGTTGTTACCATTTTACTCTGTAGCCTCTTTTTCGGATTAGCGGTCACTAGCTTTAAGAGGTTAGAACGATTTTAA
- a CDS encoding MFS transporter has product MRNISKISSWKYPVILLFGIGISNLGMWVYFIALNVLVFNMTSSALAVTALYLIRPLATVFTNLWSGSVIDRTNKKYLMVLLDIIQGALILCLAYFSSLLWIIYILVFFINMASSIYGPTSTNYITRLIPVNQRQKFNSWRSLLGSGAFFLGPAITGVLFLVGTPVLAIYINAVAFFFSAIITMFMPNLENEKEENTEKLSFHLFKTDWNVVFQFSKNHLYVMTIYFLFSAFIVMQTAIDSLEVAFSKEVILLSDSEYGFLVSIAGAGILIGALINVLFTKKLSIPFMIGGGSVVVALGYIIFSFSTSFSVASIGVFLLAFASAFANTGFQTFYQNNIPVEVMGRIGSLYGFVEAFLIIVVTSVFGITAQFVSIKFTVVSGAFITLLLTGFLLFLNLTSKQKYYRAISGNAKNG; this is encoded by the coding sequence ATGAGGAATATTAGTAAAATATCATCGTGGAAGTATCCTGTTATTTTGTTATTCGGAATTGGAATATCCAATTTAGGCATGTGGGTTTATTTTATTGCTCTTAATGTTTTAGTGTTTAATATGACTAGTTCAGCACTTGCTGTCACTGCACTTTATCTTATCAGACCGTTAGCAACGGTATTTACAAATTTGTGGAGTGGGAGCGTAATTGACCGGACGAATAAAAAGTATTTAATGGTACTGTTAGATATAATCCAAGGGGCTCTAATACTTTGTTTAGCGTACTTTTCATCCCTGTTATGGATTATATACATTTTAGTCTTTTTCATTAATATGGCTTCTTCTATTTACGGCCCAACATCGACGAATTATATTACGAGATTAATTCCGGTTAATCAACGTCAAAAGTTTAACTCTTGGAGAAGCTTGTTAGGGTCAGGAGCATTTTTTTTAGGGCCAGCAATTACAGGGGTATTATTTTTAGTTGGAACACCTGTTTTAGCTATTTATATTAATGCAGTAGCTTTTTTCTTTTCGGCGATAATAACAATGTTCATGCCAAATTTAGAAAATGAAAAAGAAGAAAATACAGAGAAGCTTTCTTTTCATTTATTCAAAACTGACTGGAATGTAGTTTTCCAGTTTAGTAAAAATCACTTGTATGTTATGACTATTTATTTCTTATTTAGTGCATTTATCGTAATGCAAACAGCAATTGATTCATTAGAGGTAGCTTTTTCAAAAGAAGTAATCCTTTTATCAGATAGTGAGTACGGATTTCTCGTAAGTATTGCAGGAGCAGGTATTTTAATAGGAGCATTAATTAATGTTTTATTTACGAAAAAATTATCGATTCCTTTTATGATAGGGGGTGGTTCAGTTGTAGTTGCACTCGGCTATATCATTTTTTCTTTTTCAACAAGTTTTAGTGTCGCATCGATTGGGGTATTCTTGTTAGCATTTGCAAGTGCGTTTGCTAATACGGGTTTCCAAACTTTTTATCAAAATAATATTCCTGTGGAGGTAATGGGGAGAATTGGAAGTCTTTACGGATTTGTGGAAGCCTTCCTCATTATTGTAGTTACATCTGTTTTTGGGATAACTGCTCAATTTGTATCTATTAAATTTACAGTTGTGAGTGGGGCTTTTATAACGTTACTATTAACAGGTTTTCTTTTATTTCTTAATCTGACTTCGAAACAGAAATATTACCGAGCAATTTCCGGAAATGCAAAAAACGGATAG
- a CDS encoding GNAT family N-acetyltransferase codes for MVIISITVKKAQPQDYSSISLIANEVHEKHVNALPHIFYTVKNALPKIYFEELIENPMCEILVAKEGEDVVGFAIIEIMESPPIPTYTYRKISFINNIAIKKEYSRKGIGDTLFKECTNWSKIHGASAIELNVWEFNQDAIAFYRKLGMEYASRKMYIPLAD; via the coding sequence ATGGTTATTATTTCAATTACAGTAAAGAAGGCACAGCCTCAAGATTACTCCTCTATCTCTTTAATTGCGAATGAGGTACATGAAAAACATGTAAATGCTTTACCTCATATTTTTTATACAGTTAAAAATGCATTACCAAAAATATATTTTGAAGAACTAATTGAAAACCCGATGTGCGAAATATTAGTGGCTAAAGAAGGAGAAGATGTAGTTGGATTCGCTATAATTGAAATAATGGAATCACCACCCATTCCAACCTACACATATAGAAAGATCTCGTTTATTAACAATATCGCAATAAAAAAAGAATACTCCAGAAAAGGGATTGGTGATACCTTATTTAAAGAATGTACAAATTGGTCCAAAATTCATGGAGCCTCTGCAATCGAATTGAATGTATGGGAGTTTAATCAAGATGCTATAGCATTTTATAGAAAGCTAGGTATGGAATATGCTAGTAGGAAAATGTACATTCCTTTGGCTGATTAG
- a CDS encoding alpha-hydroxy acid oxidase, which produces MLNTSNDNIVQTTTKFPYRFEDLERIAKHTLAENVFSYIYSGASAENTLQKNNSTFHKYNMIPRLLRDVSKIDMSINLFGKQLPTPLILAPVGVLKMVNEMGDLAVVKAAETFNLPFIQSTVSSFSIEEVSQASSNPKWFQLYWSKNLDVTFNMVNRAEQAGYEAIVLTIDTVTLGWRESDLHHGFSPLANGYGQGIWESDTAFLSSLRDGSQNAMIEGIIDNINFPSLQWQHIVELKKRTHLPIILKGILHPDDALLALQYGVDGIIVSNHGGRQLDGIIPSINALPAIVKAIDGKIPVLFDSGIRRGNDALKAIALGADAVLIGRPFVYSLAIGGEEGVRQFLSNFIQDFQTNMILTGVCSIKEAKEIHIVRE; this is translated from the coding sequence ATGCTTAATACATCTAACGACAATATTGTCCAAACAACTACTAAATTCCCATATCGCTTTGAGGATTTAGAAAGAATCGCAAAACATACTCTAGCCGAAAACGTATTTAGTTACATTTATTCAGGAGCTAGTGCTGAAAATACGTTACAGAAAAACAACTCTACTTTTCATAAATATAATATGATTCCTCGCTTGCTTAGAGATGTGTCAAAAATAGATATGTCCATAAACCTATTCGGCAAACAGTTACCAACCCCTCTTATTTTAGCACCTGTTGGCGTTCTTAAAATGGTTAATGAAATGGGAGATCTTGCTGTAGTAAAGGCAGCCGAAACATTCAACCTACCGTTTATTCAAAGTACTGTTTCTAGTTTTTCAATAGAAGAGGTTAGCCAAGCAAGTAGTAATCCTAAGTGGTTTCAATTATACTGGTCCAAAAATTTGGACGTTACATTTAATATGGTCAATCGCGCTGAGCAAGCAGGTTATGAAGCGATAGTATTAACGATTGATACCGTTACACTTGGCTGGAGAGAGTCCGACTTACATCACGGCTTTTCCCCACTTGCTAATGGATACGGACAAGGAATATGGGAATCCGACACAGCTTTTTTATCCAGTTTAAGGGATGGAAGTCAAAACGCTATGATCGAAGGAATTATCGATAATATTAATTTCCCATCGTTGCAATGGCAACACATTGTTGAATTAAAAAAGCGAACCCACCTTCCAATCATATTAAAAGGAATACTCCATCCTGATGATGCTCTTCTTGCACTTCAATACGGTGTTGACGGAATAATTGTTTCTAATCATGGTGGAAGGCAGTTAGATGGAATCATTCCTAGCATAAATGCTCTACCAGCTATCGTAAAAGCAATTGACGGTAAGATTCCTGTTCTTTTTGATAGCGGGATACGTAGAGGCAATGATGCTCTAAAAGCTATTGCTTTAGGAGCCGATGCAGTATTAATTGGAAGACCATTCGTTTATAGTTTAGCAATCGGTGGAGAAGAGGGCGTTCGCCAATTTTTAAGTAATTTCATTCAAGACTTCCAAACAAATATGATACTTACTGGTGTCTGTTCCATAAAAGAAGCAAAAGAAATTCATATCGTTCGAGAGTAA